Proteins encoded within one genomic window of Bombus terrestris chromosome 11, iyBomTerr1.2, whole genome shotgun sequence:
- the LOC100646672 gene encoding presequence protease, mitochondrial → MLKMLSLSQNSYLRQFKLKHYLKYRNFHSKRNVAFSATKYDRNVTESDVNKFKNGQIIHGFIVDEIAKIDEVYLTAVRLTHLGTGAQYLHLARDDSNNVFSVGFRTTPKDSTGLPHILEHITLCGSERYPCRDPFFKMLRRSLATFMNAMTGPDYTIYPFSTQNLKDYRNLQSVYLDSVFKPNLRELDFKQEGWRLEHADINDKNSPIIFKGVVFNEMKGVFNENQTILAEKLLNLILPNHTYAVISGGDPLVIPTLRYVDLLNFHQIYYHPSNSRFYSYGNFPLEDHLKFINDRYLFLMDKIDTSMSEVPSEKRWNNPKKEHITCRPNPMAPDPSRQGSIAIGYLCNDITDIQKNFEINILSQLLLRGPNSAFFKALVESKLGTAFGPMTGFDSQCKDTMFVVSLLGVKPEDFEKVDKTFNETVQKVVTEGFMEDHVETVLHSIELQLKHQTSNFGLQLLFSLTPLWNHNGDLIQSMRINKAIRKFREGIKNNPKYLQELVKAYLMDNNHRLTLTMLPYEKYDHEKGAAEHELLESKLKLLSKEELDQIYIDGKILLEEQQKEEDVNVLPTLEINDIKEDVERYKLEDMKVVGVPLQVATEPTNGVCYYRGILGTQDLAQELKLLLPLFNNIISKMGTKNYDYRNFDQMIRLKTGGLNFMNHIVEHKDNLLQYEEGILIESYCLDRNVNDMWKLWLELFNNVQLSDIERFTTLVKINAANLINDIANLGHTYAMSSAASLVSPVTKFKETLSGLQYVSNMKKIIQMSDLNPVLSQMQEISDYILNKQHLRSAINLCTNNKDTILESISEFYSSLKGTPQNTYTFTHGQNIEMEDSAIHYVLPYAVNYTAKAIFTVPYTNPDFASLRVLSKLITSLYLHPEIREKGGAYGGGATLSSDGIFAFYSYRDPNSTRTLDLFEKAYEFLLKHPLSQSDIDEAKLGIFQHFDAPVSPSNRGMIKFRYNLTDDDIQEQRERLKAVTKDQLMHVVTKYLQPDQKHIRVGRALIGPVNHDLLNRHSENWKVQNQEEEIRARAVE, encoded by the coding sequence ATGTTGAAGATGTTGAGTTTGTCACAAAATTCTTATTTACGTCAATTTAAATTGAAACACTATTTGAAATATCGCAATTTCCATTCAAAAAGAAATGTAGCATTTAGTGCTACAAAATATGATAGAAATGTAACAGAAAGTgatgttaataaatttaaaaatggaCAAATTATTCATGGTTTTATAGTAgatgaaattgcaaaaatagATGAAGTATATCTAACTGCAGTCAGATTAACTCATTTGGGAACAGGGGCACAGTATTTACATTTAGCCAGAGATGACAGTAATAATGTATTTTCAGTTGGATTTCGTACAACTCCAAAAGATTCTACGGGTTTACCTCATATCCTAGAACATATTACTCTCTGTGGTAGTGAAAGATATCCATGTAGAGACCCATTTTTCAAAATGTTACGAAGATCATTGGCTACATTTATGAATGCTATGACAGGACCTGATTATACCATATATCCATTTTCTAcacaaaatttgaaagattatcGAAATTTACAGTCAGTGTATCTAGATTCTGTATTTAAACCAAATTTAAGAGAACTTGATTTTAAACAGGAAGGATGGAGATTAGAACATGCAGATATTAATGACAAAAATTCCCCTATTATTTTTAAAGGGGTAGTTTTTAATGAGATGAAAGGTGTCTTCAATGAAAATCAAACAATATTAGCTGAAAAATTACTAAATCTTATTTTACCTAATCATACGTATGCAGTAATTTCTGGTGGAGATCCTCTTGTTATTCCTACTTTAAGATATGTTGATCTACTCAATTTCCATCAAATTTATTATCATCCTTCTAACTCTCGATTCTATTCCTATGGCAATTTTCCTTTAGAAgatcatttaaaatttatcaatgaTCGATACCTCTTTCTAATGGATAAGATAGATACATCTATGTCGGAAGTTCCTTCAGAAAAACGGTGGAACAATCCAAAAAAAGAACATATTACTTGTAGGCCAAATCCAATGGCTCCAGATCCTAGTCGACAAGGTAGCATAGCTATTGGTTATTTGTGCAATGATATCACTGATATAcaaaagaattttgaaataaacattttatcTCAACTACTGTTAAGAGGTCCAAATTCAGCATTTTTTAAGGCCTTAGTAGAATCAAAACTGGGAACTGCTTTTGGCCCAATGACAGGTTTTGATTCCCAATGTAAAGATACCATGTTTGTTGTTAGTTTGCTTGGTGTTAAACCAGAAGATTTTGAAAAAGTAGATAAGACTTTTAATGAAACTGTACAGAAAGTTGTTACAGAAGGTTTTATGGAAGATCATGTAGAGACTGTCCTACATAGTATTGAGCTTCAACTAAAACATCAAACTTCCAATTTTGGATTGCAATTACTTTTTAGCTTAACACCATTGTGGAATCACAATGGCGATCTTATACAATCAATGAGAATCAATAAAGCAATTAGGAAATTTAGAGAAGGAATAAAGAACAATCCTAAATATCTTCAAGAATTAGTGAAAGCATATTTAATGGATAATAATCATAGATTGACATTAACAATGCTGCCATATGAGAAATATGATCATGAAAAAGGAGCTGCTGAACATGAATTGTTAGAATCTAAATTAAAACTACTTTCCAAAGAAGAGTTAGATCAAATTTATATAGATGGAAAAATTCTTCTTGAAGAACAACAGAAAGAAGAAGATGTAAATGTCCTTCCTACTTTagaaataaatgatataaaagaaGATGTAGAACGATATAAATTGGAGGATATGAAGGTAGTTGGTGTTCCTTTACAAGTTGCTACTGAACCAACAAATGGTGTTTGTTATTATCGAGGAATTCTTGGTACACAAGATTTAGCACAGGAATTAAAACTATTGTTGCcacttttcaataatattatttcaaaaatgggTACAAAAAATTATGATTATAGAAACTTTGATCAAATGATACGATTGAAGACTGGAGGTTTGAATTTTATGAATCACATTGTAGAACATAAAGATAACTTATTGCAATATGAAGAAGGAATATTAATAGAATCTTATTGTCTAGATCGTAATGTAAATGATATGTGGAAATTATGGTTAGAGTTGTTCAATAATGTCCAATTATCTGATATTGAGAGATTTACAACATTAGTTAAAATTAATGCTGCAAATTTGATTAACGATATTGCGAATTTAGGGCACACTTACGCAATGAGTAGTGCAGCCAGTTTGGTCTCACCAGTCACTAAATTCAAAGAAACTCTGTCAGGATTACAATATGTCTCaaacatgaaaaaaataatacaaatgtcAGATTTAAACCCTGTTTTAAGTCAAATGCAAGAAATATctgattatattttaaataaacaacatCTGAGATCAGCAAtaaatttatgtacaaataacaAAGACACGATATTAGAAAGTATCAGTGAATTTTATAGTTCATTGAAAGGTACACCACAAAACACATATACTTTTACACATGGCCAAAATATTGAAATGGAAGATAGCGCTATCCATTATGTATTACCATATGCTGTAAATTATACAGCTAAAGCAATTTTTACTGTACCATATACAAATCCCGACTTCGCATCATTACGAGTACTTTCTAAATTAATCACATCACTTTACTTACATCCAGAAATTCGTGAAAAAGGTGGAGCTTATGGAGGTGGTGCTACATTGTCATCAGATGGAATATTCGCATTTTATTCTTACAGAGATCCTAATTCTACTCGTACCTTAGACTTATTTGAAAAAGCTTATGAATTCTTATTGAAGCATCCGTTATCCCAAAGTGATATTGATGAAGCAAAATTAggaatatttcaacattttgaTGCGCCAGTTTCCCCAAGTAATCGTGGAATGATTAAATTTAGATACAACTTAACGGATGATGATATTCAAGAACAAAGAGAAAGATTGAAAGCTGTAACTAAAGACCAACTTATGCACGTTGTTACTAAATATTTACAACCTGATCAGAAACATATTAGAGTAGGACGTGCGTTGATTGGACCAGTTAATCACGATTTATTAAATAGGCATTCCGAAAATTGGAAGGTTCAAAATCAAGAAGAAGAAATTCGAGCAAGAGCAGTCGAATGA
- the LOC100644097 gene encoding probable methyltransferase-like protein 25 yields the protein IIANMYFLDALNLFLDTQWLYNTPVTDLLTEGVLDFFPKEWLHALQILKNEELNDFVVKKMTKPEWSKTLIAFVEKCKYIDQLPTMNTALSTTLPKDFQIGLNCKKQHEIMHLAYLVHMQCAPLNIKVIIDLGAGLGYICQLLYHLYGYKVLGLEKSQANIDNARKRQLKWFPDSLMHVKYNCCDLKCNSVETIETILCNEFQEKSNVCLIGLHACGDLSIYASKIFRDMTAARVFIMVPCCYHKLSISKKIKINVSTEKQYFNNFPLSNCLKTIINNTDFDIGSFLRQPFLRLACQEPADRWNNMSIETHNEHSFYVLARAVLQLYASKNGFSLKKRKQKGTRKSQCCDFKAYVRDSLTRYILQPQEKEALKEQDVQLNLDMHEKNIIELWGNHCDKLKIVEIYTGLQLMLQASAESFVLQDRLCWMEEQGLEAKIIPVMNKYLSPRAYAIVSQKK from the exons ataattgcaaatatgtattttttggATGCATTGAACTTATTTCTTGACACACAGTGGCTTTATAATACTCCAGTTACTGATTTATTAACTGAAGGAGTACTTGATTTTTTTCCAAAAGAATGGCTGCATGCTTtgcaaattttgaaaaatgaagaaCTTAATGATTTTGTTGTAAAAAAAATGACAAAG ccAGAATGGTCAAAAACCTTAATAGCTTTTGTTGAAAAGTGTAAATATATTGATCAATTACCAACTATGAACACTGCATTATCAACAACATTACCAAAGGACTTCCAAATAGGTCTTAATTGCAAAAAACAACATGAAATAATGCATTTGGCATATCTGGTACATATGCAATGTGCACCTCTAAATATTAAAGTTATTATTGATCTTGGTGCAGGTTTG GGATATATTTGccaattattatatcatttatatgGATATAAAGTTCTAGGATTAGAAAAAAGTCAAGCAAACATAGATAACGCTCGAAAGAGACAATTAAAATGGTTTCCTGATTCATTAATGCATGTTAAATATAATTGTTGTGATTTAAAATGTAATTCTGTTGAGACAATAGAAACTATTTTATGTAATGAGTTTCAAGAAAAGTCAAATGTTTGTTTGATTGGTTTACATGCTTGTGGAGATCTTAGCATATATGCATCAAAAATATTTCGTGATATGACAGCAGCACGTGTTTTTATTATGGTTCCTTGTTGTTATCATAAGCTTTCGATatcaaaaaaaataaaaataaatgtatcaactgaaaaacaatattttaacaatttccCTTTATCTAATTGTCTTAAaactataattaataatactgaTTTTGACATTGGTTCCTTCTTGAGGCAGCCCTTTTTACGGCTAGCATGCCAAGAACCAGCAGACAGATGGAATAATATGTCTATTGAAACACACAATGAACATTCCTTTTATGTTCTTGCAAGGGCTGTCCTTCAATTATATGCATCTAAAA aTGGATTTTCCCTTAAGAAACGTAAACAAAAAGGAACAAGAAAATCTCAATGTTGTGATTTCAAAGCTTATGTTAGAGATTCATTAACTAGATACATTTTACAACCACAGGAAAAAGAAGCATTAAAAGAACAAG ATGTACAACTTAATCTTGATATGCATGAAAAAAACATCATAGAACTATGGGGAAATCACTGTGATAAGTTAAAGATTGTAGAAATATATACTGGTTTACAATTGATGTTGCAAGCATCAGCAGAATCATTTGTTTTACAAGATCGATTATGTTGGATGGAAGAACAAGGTTTAGAAGCAAAAATTATTCCTGTAATGAATAAATACCTATCCCCACGAGCATATGCAATTGTAtcacaaaagaaataa